From the genome of Gracilinanus agilis isolate LMUSP501 chromosome 2, AgileGrace, whole genome shotgun sequence, one region includes:
- the LOC123234283 gene encoding 60S ribosomal protein L27a-like — protein MPGPCVRDLERPRGPEAGVVGWVKAAQPSRLRKTRKLRHVSHGHGRIGKHPGGRGDAGGLHRHRINLDKYHPGYFGKVGMRHYHLKKNQSYCPTVNLDKLWTLVSEQTRINAAKSKDGLAPIIDVVRSGYYKVLGKGKLPTQPVIVKAKFFSRRAEEKIKGVGGACVLVA, from the exons ATGCCGGGTCCCTGTGTTAGGGACCTAGAGCGGCCACGCGGTCCAGAGGCGGGGGTGGTGGGGTGGGTTAAGGCGGCGCAG CCTTCCCGACTGAGGAAGACGCGGAAGCTCCGGCACGTCAGTCATGGCCACGGACGCATTGGCAAGCACCCCGGAGGTCGCGGTGATGCAGGAGGCCTGCACCGTCACCGAATCAACTTGGACAAATATCACCCAGGTTACTTTGGGAAAGTGGGAATGAGGCATTACCACTTGAAGAAGAACCAAAGCTACTGCCCAACTGTCAACCTTGACAAACTGTGGACACTGGTCAGTGAGCAGACCAGGATTAATGCTGCCAAAAGCAAGGATGGGCTTGCCCCAATCATTGATGTTGTGCGCTCTGGTTACTACAAAGTCCTAGGAAAGGGGAAACTGCCCACGCAGCCAGTCATTGTGAAGGCAAAATTCTTCAGCAGAAGAgcagaggaaaaaattaagggTGTTGGTGGAGCCTGTGTCCTTGTGGCATAA